The following proteins are encoded in a genomic region of Elusimicrobiota bacterium:
- a CDS encoding thiamine pyrophosphate-dependent dehydrogenase E1 component subunit alpha has translation MPTAKAAKTSAKTAPAADAYKKLGAAKLLKIHELMVRARLLEERLIKMSKGGDGFFWIGGPGEEAFNVPLGLQIKKGHGVNYDFLHLHYRSAAIVLSMGAEPIDSVRQMRSVGTDPYSKGRNFVNHYAIPEYNVVPISPTIETQYSTAIGTGIAQARAKTDAITIVNGGDAGTAEGDFHSCLVWANRPALPLPVLIIVVNNGWGISTEMKTQHGEKNISDWAKAFPDMPGRTIDGNDVLESWNAIEEAMAYVRKHRRPYLLEAKCSRLYGHSSSSGANRIPETDCIALLEDKLVKHGVVKVDGIKKVWEREMLALDEAHKQVKAEAFPAVETVWEDVFADGLPPSYPTKGGS, from the coding sequence ATGCCCACCGCCAAGGCCGCCAAGACTTCCGCCAAAACCGCCCCCGCCGCCGACGCCTATAAAAAGCTCGGCGCCGCCAAGCTCCTCAAGATCCACGAATTGATGGTCCGCGCCCGCCTCCTGGAAGAGCGCCTCATCAAGATGAGCAAGGGCGGCGACGGGTTCTTCTGGATCGGCGGCCCCGGCGAGGAGGCCTTCAACGTGCCCCTGGGCCTGCAGATCAAGAAGGGCCACGGCGTCAACTACGATTTCCTGCACCTGCATTACCGCTCGGCGGCCATCGTGCTCTCGATGGGCGCCGAGCCGATCGACTCGGTCCGCCAGATGCGCTCGGTCGGGACCGACCCGTACTCGAAGGGCCGCAACTTCGTCAACCATTACGCGATCCCGGAGTACAACGTCGTGCCCATCTCGCCGACGATCGAGACGCAGTACTCGACGGCGATCGGCACCGGCATCGCCCAGGCGCGCGCCAAGACGGACGCGATCACCATCGTCAACGGCGGCGACGCCGGCACGGCCGAGGGCGACTTCCACTCCTGCCTGGTCTGGGCCAACCGCCCGGCGCTCCCGCTCCCGGTCCTGATCATCGTCGTCAACAACGGCTGGGGAATCTCGACCGAGATGAAGACCCAGCACGGCGAGAAGAACATCTCCGACTGGGCGAAGGCGTTCCCGGACATGCCCGGCCGGACCATCGACGGCAACGACGTCCTCGAGTCCTGGAACGCGATCGAGGAGGCGATGGCCTACGTCCGCAAGCATCGCCGGCCCTATCTCCTCGAGGCGAAGTGCAGCCGCCTGTACGGCCACTCCTCGTCCTCCGGCGCCAACCGCATCCCCGAGACGGACTGCATCGCCCTGCTCGAGGACAAGCTCGTCAAGCACGGCGTCGTCAAGGTGGACGGCATCAAGAAGGTGTGGGAGCGGGAGATGCTCGCGCTCGACGAGGCCCACAAGCAGGTCAAGGCCGAGGCCTTCCCCGCCGTCGAGACGGTGTGGGAGGACGTGTTCGCCGACGGCCTGCCCCCGTCCTATCCGACGAAGGGAGGCAGCTGA